The Cucumis melo cultivar AY chromosome 6, USDA_Cmelo_AY_1.0, whole genome shotgun sequence genome includes a region encoding these proteins:
- the LOC103493285 gene encoding PHD finger protein ALFIN-LIKE 7 — protein MEGMPHPIPRTVEEVYGDFKGRRAGLIKALTTDVEKFYQQCDPEKENLCLYGLPNETWEVNLPVEEVPPELPEPALGINFARDGMQEKDWLSLVAVHSDSWLLAVAFYFGARFGFGKTERKRLFQMINDLPSVFEVVTGNGKQSKEQSATHNNGSKSKSSGKMSRQLESHSKGVKMSPPPKEDEDSGDEEEEEEDDEQGATCGACGDNYGNDEFWICCDVCERWFHGKCVKITPAKAEHIKQYKCPSCSNKRARV, from the exons ATGGAGGGAATGCCGCACCCAATACCCCGTACAGTCGAGGAGGTCTACGGCGACTTCAAAGGCAGGCGTGCCGGCTTGATCAAAGCCCTTACCACTg ATGTCGAGAAGTTTTACCAGCAGTGCGATCCTG AGAAGGAGAACTTGTGTCTCTATGGACTTCCAAATGAAACGTGGGAAGTTAACTTGCCTGTGGAGGAGGTGCCTCCTGAGCTCCCGGAACCAGCATTAGGGATAAACTTTGCAAGGGATGGGATGCAGGAGAAAGACTGGTTATCACTGGTTGCAGTTCACAGTGACTCATGGTTGCTTGCTGTTGCATTCTATTTTGGTGCTCGTTTTGGATTTGGGAAGACTGAAAG GAAGAGGCTATTCCAGATGATCAACGATCTCCCAAGTGTATTTGAAGTTGTGACTGGAAATGGTAAGCAGTCGAAAGAACAATCTGCCACTCATAACAATGGCAGTAAAAGCAAGTCGAGTGGAAAGATG TCCCGGCAGTTGGAGTCCCATAGCAAGGGAGTGAAGATGTCTCCACCACCAAAAGAGGATGAAGATAGCGGGGacgaggaggaggaagaagaagatgatgaacaGGGTGCAACATGTGGGGCTTGTGGGGACAACTACGGCAACGACGAATTCTGGATTTGTTGTGATGTGTGTGAAAGATGGTTCCATGGAAAATGTGTGAAGATTACACCTGCAAAGGCGGAGCATATCAAGCAATACAAGTGTCCAAGTTGCAGTAACAAGAGAGCAAGGGTTTGA